A genomic window from Bacillus sp. BGMRC 2118 includes:
- a CDS encoding LD-carboxypeptidase produces MIPKKLKKGSHIRVIAPATSLGVIPNEQRNIAITRLNELGLDVSFSKNAEEVTSFGSSSIQGRVDDIHEAFLDPNVDGIITTLGGFNSNQLLSYINFEIIKNNPKILCGYSDITALSAAIYEKTGLVTYSGPHFTTFSMVKGIEYTIKHFRKCLMEDEAVTLSPSSHWSDDQWYLDQENRTFVENDGWLILQEGTAEGVIMGGNLCTLNLLQGTEYFPRIKNDFILFIEDDYMSIPETFDRDLQSLLHVPAIKEHIKAVVGGRFQTKSNMNMDQLKEIVKTKKELEKIPIIANVNFGHVSPIFTFPIGGTGSLLASKETLQLKIEKH; encoded by the coding sequence ATGATTCCTAAGAAATTAAAGAAAGGCTCACACATACGAGTCATTGCACCTGCAACGAGTTTAGGCGTTATTCCAAACGAGCAACGTAATATTGCGATAACAAGATTAAATGAATTAGGTTTAGACGTTAGTTTTTCAAAGAACGCAGAAGAAGTAACATCATTTGGTTCTTCTTCGATTCAAGGTAGAGTTGATGATATTCATGAAGCCTTTTTAGATCCGAACGTCGATGGAATCATAACAACACTAGGTGGTTTTAATAGTAATCAATTATTATCCTACATTAACTTTGAGATTATTAAAAATAATCCTAAAATCTTATGTGGATATTCTGATATTACAGCCCTATCAGCTGCCATTTATGAAAAAACAGGTTTAGTTACATACTCCGGACCACATTTCACTACATTTTCAATGGTAAAGGGAATAGAATACACCATTAAGCATTTCAGGAAATGTCTTATGGAAGATGAGGCAGTCACTCTTTCGCCTTCTTCGCATTGGAGTGATGATCAGTGGTATTTAGACCAAGAAAATCGAACATTTGTTGAGAATGATGGCTGGTTAATACTACAAGAAGGAACTGCCGAAGGGGTAATAATGGGTGGCAACTTGTGTACGTTAAACCTGCTTCAAGGTACAGAATACTTTCCTCGAATTAAAAATGATTTCATATTATTTATTGAAGATGATTACATGTCTATTCCAGAAACATTTGATCGTGATTTGCAATCACTTCTTCATGTTCCAGCCATAAAGGAACATATCAAAGCTGTTGTCGGCGGAAGGTTCCAAACAAAATCGAATATGAATATGGATCAGTTGAAAGAGATAGTAAAAACAAAAAAGGAACTGGAAAAAATACCTATTATAGCTAACGTCAACTTTGGTCATGTCTCACCCATTTTCACGTTTCCAATAGGCGGAACAGGTTCCTTACTCGCTTCAAAAGAAACGCTTCAATTAAAAATAGAAAAACACTAA
- a CDS encoding NAD(P)/FAD-dependent oxidoreductase: MNNNYDVIVVGAGPAGIFTCYELSLKMPNAKVVLVDKGHDIYRRNCPILEKKIEKCPPAAGRKEFAGCLPACSITNGFGGAGAYSDGKFNITSEFGGWMTDYLSPSQVVELIQYVDQINLSHGATESITDPLTDEVRNIEKRGYAVGLKLLRAQVRHLGTEQNLEILKSIFEYLKNKVEMVFKAEVEDVLSEKVEGQHVVKGIKLKSGEEMRADKVVIVPGRDGSVWLTNILKKRRLKMTNNQVDIGVRVETSDIVMEEINKNLYEGKFIFNTSVGTQVRTFCSNPSGHVVVENHSGIMLANGHAYKDPKLGSKNTNFALLVSHKFSDPFDKPNEYAHEVSKLANSLSNGGLIVQKYGDILKGRRSTENRIREGFIEPTLKEAVPGDLGLALPYNTMKSLIEMTEALNYVTPGLASEHTLFYGVEAKFYSARPKLNDKFETEMSGLYVGGDGAGVTRGLAQASACGVWIARDIIHNLQR; this comes from the coding sequence ATGAATAACAACTATGATGTGATTGTAGTGGGCGCTGGCCCAGCAGGAATTTTCACATGTTACGAGCTCTCTTTAAAAATGCCAAATGCTAAAGTTGTATTAGTCGATAAAGGTCATGATATTTATAGACGTAATTGTCCGATATTAGAAAAGAAAATTGAGAAATGTCCACCTGCTGCTGGCAGGAAGGAATTCGCTGGATGTTTACCTGCATGTTCTATTACAAATGGTTTTGGAGGAGCAGGGGCTTATTCTGATGGGAAGTTTAATATTACTAGTGAGTTTGGTGGATGGATGACAGATTATTTGTCACCATCACAAGTCGTAGAACTAATTCAATATGTTGACCAAATTAATTTAAGTCATGGTGCAACAGAATCCATCACTGACCCGTTAACAGATGAAGTCAGAAATATTGAGAAAAGAGGGTACGCTGTAGGATTAAAGTTACTACGTGCACAAGTAAGACACCTAGGTACAGAGCAAAACTTAGAGATTCTAAAGAGCATTTTTGAATACTTAAAAAACAAAGTAGAAATGGTATTTAAGGCGGAAGTAGAAGATGTTCTGAGTGAAAAAGTTGAAGGCCAACATGTTGTTAAGGGAATTAAACTTAAGTCTGGTGAAGAGATGCGTGCTGATAAGGTTGTAATTGTACCAGGACGTGATGGTTCGGTATGGTTAACGAATATATTAAAAAAGCGCAGACTTAAAATGACAAACAATCAAGTGGACATTGGTGTACGAGTGGAAACGTCTGATATTGTAATGGAAGAAATCAACAAGAACTTATATGAAGGGAAATTTATTTTTAATACTTCAGTAGGCACACAAGTAAGAACGTTCTGCAGTAATCCCTCTGGGCATGTTGTGGTTGAAAATCATTCTGGTATTATGTTGGCGAATGGACATGCTTACAAAGACCCAAAGTTGGGAAGTAAAAACACAAATTTCGCATTACTTGTATCACATAAGTTTTCTGATCCATTCGATAAACCAAACGAATATGCACACGAAGTATCAAAACTAGCGAATAGCTTATCCAATGGTGGGTTAATCGTTCAAAAATATGGTGACATATTAAAAGGAAGAAGATCTACTGAGAACCGTATACGGGAAGGGTTTATTGAGCCGACTCTAAAGGAGGCAGTTCCAGGAGATTTAGGTCTTGCGTTGCCATACAATACAATGAAAAGTTTAATTGAAATGACAGAAGCATTAAACTATGTTACGCCAGGTTTAGCTTCAGAACATACATTGTTTTATGGAGTAGAGGCGAAGTTCTACTCTGCTCGTCCAAAGCTAAATGACAAGTTCGAAACCGAAATGTCAGGTTTGTATGTTGGTGGTGATGGAGCAGGAGTGACGAGAGGGTTAGCACAAGCGAGCGCTTGTGGTGTCTGGATTGCTAGAGACATTATTCATAACTTACAACGGTAG
- a CDS encoding undecaprenyl-diphosphate phosphatase: MTKFEAFILGIIQGFTEFLPISSTGHLFLGRNLFGLNEAGLFLDTMLHIGTLVAVFIVYKHEFLYMLKHPLSKRTFLLIVGTIPAVVVGLLFKDFFEEISKTGITIGWEFLVTGLFLWFADQIKNGYKKMEDISYTDAFFIGTFQAAAIFPAISRSGLTIAAALIRKLDRETAAYFSFLLSTPAIAGACVLQVADLAGGKVENISLVALMVGLVSSAVFGYVAVKWMISYLKKHSLKLFAIYVWILGVFIISLQWLGVF, translated from the coding sequence ATGACAAAATTTGAAGCATTTATATTAGGAATTATCCAAGGTTTTACTGAGTTTTTACCAATTAGCAGCACGGGGCATTTATTTTTAGGTCGAAATTTATTTGGATTGAACGAGGCTGGTTTATTTTTAGATACGATGCTTCATATTGGTACATTGGTCGCGGTATTTATTGTCTATAAACATGAGTTTTTATATATGTTAAAACATCCCTTGAGTAAACGAACGTTTTTGTTGATTGTCGGAACAATTCCGGCTGTAGTAGTTGGATTATTATTTAAAGATTTCTTTGAAGAAATCTCTAAGACAGGAATAACGATTGGCTGGGAGTTTCTTGTGACAGGATTATTTTTATGGTTCGCCGATCAAATTAAAAATGGATATAAGAAAATGGAAGACATCTCATACACTGATGCATTTTTCATTGGGACATTTCAAGCGGCGGCAATTTTCCCCGCAATTTCTCGTTCGGGATTAACAATTGCAGCTGCTCTCATTAGAAAGTTGGATCGTGAAACAGCTGCATATTTTTCATTTCTATTATCAACTCCAGCTATAGCAGGTGCATGTGTTCTTCAGGTGGCAGATTTAGCGGGTGGAAAGGTCGAGAATATTAGTTTAGTAGCTTTAATGGTAGGTCTTGTTTCATCGGCAGTATTCGGTTATGTGGCTGTAAAGTGGATGATTTCATATTTGAAAAAACATTCATTAAAGCTCTTTGCGATTTATGTATGGATATTAGGTGTTTTCATCATCAGCCTTCAATGGCTGGGTGTTTTCTAA
- a CDS encoding P1 family peptidase — protein MRIRDYHIKIGTLSPGRHNTISDVAGVQIGHSTIRQDDIQTGVTAVIPHSGNLFEEKVVGAIHTINGFGKTTGSIQLEELGTIETPIILTNTFAVGTGIQGVIDYTLQHNPHIGRTTGTLNSIVCECNDMLINDIRKESISKNHVLEAIESAKEDFPLGSIGAGTGMISFGLKGGIGSSSRVVPIHNETYTIGVLVLSNFGRLEHLTIDGQLVGPSIKERLNENRLIEEREQGSIIIVVATDAPLSDRQVKRVLKRTTIGLGKTGSHIGNGSGDIAIGFTTANKVKHEDSTKVTFPIQVIQDYLLDSLFQAASEATEEAIIDSMLMSTTTTARNGQKVYSLREFMNTLL, from the coding sequence ATGAGAATCAGAGATTATCATATTAAAATCGGCACTTTATCACCAGGTAGACATAATACAATTTCAGACGTAGCAGGTGTACAAATCGGTCACAGTACAATTAGGCAAGATGATATTCAAACCGGTGTTACAGCTGTTATCCCTCATTCAGGTAATTTATTTGAAGAAAAAGTAGTAGGTGCCATACATACAATAAATGGATTTGGCAAAACGACAGGTTCCATTCAACTTGAGGAACTAGGAACAATTGAAACTCCTATTATTCTCACGAATACATTTGCTGTTGGTACAGGAATACAAGGTGTTATTGACTATACTCTTCAACATAACCCTCATATTGGGAGAACAACTGGAACACTTAATTCCATTGTTTGTGAATGCAATGATATGCTAATTAATGATATTCGTAAAGAATCAATCTCCAAAAACCATGTATTAGAGGCTATTGAAAGTGCCAAAGAAGATTTCCCTCTTGGGAGCATAGGTGCTGGAACTGGTATGATTTCGTTTGGCCTAAAAGGAGGAATTGGTTCTTCATCTAGAGTTGTTCCTATACACAATGAAACCTACACAATTGGAGTTCTCGTTCTCTCTAACTTTGGTAGACTTGAACATTTAACAATTGACGGACAGTTAGTTGGACCTTCTATCAAAGAACGTCTAAATGAAAATAGGCTGATAGAGGAACGTGAGCAAGGATCCATTATCATTGTAGTAGCCACCGATGCTCCACTAAGTGACCGACAAGTAAAAAGAGTGTTGAAACGAACGACAATCGGACTTGGTAAAACAGGATCACATATAGGAAACGGAAGTGGTGATATTGCCATCGGCTTTACAACAGCCAACAAAGTAAAACACGAGGATTCAACAAAGGTAACTTTTCCTATCCAGGTTATTCAAGACTATTTACTTGACTCTCTATTCCAAGCAGCTTCAGAAGCAACAGAAGAAGCCATTATTGATTCAATGTTAATGTCAACTACTACGACAGCAAGAAACGGTCAAAAAGTTTATTCTTTACGCGAGTTTATGAATACATTATTGTAA
- a CDS encoding NAD-dependent epimerase/dehydratase family protein: MNILILGGTQFLGRHLVEESLKRGHEVSIFTRGKTNPELFPEVEKIVGDRDGNLLNIKGRKWDAVIDTSGYVPRIVRDSAKILEANCNLYTFVSTISVYKDFTKAGTIEEDEVGKLESEGTEEITGETYGPLKALCEKEVMEIFPDKHLIIRPGLIVGPYDPTDRFTYWPHKIGSQQEVLTPRDEQASVQFIDVRDLASFIIQQLENKSIGVYNVTGPSNSLTFDQFINACKETLNKEVKVTSVSEQFMVENDIHFWSDLPLYIPKGKGMDGFHEVSIDSALAAGLSFTPLEKTIQDTYQWSIERNITELNAGLSKDKEMDLLVKWHNK; the protein is encoded by the coding sequence ATGAATATACTAATTTTAGGTGGTACACAATTTTTGGGACGTCACCTAGTTGAAGAATCATTAAAAAGGGGTCATGAAGTTTCTATTTTTACAAGAGGTAAAACGAACCCAGAACTTTTTCCGGAGGTTGAGAAAATAGTTGGAGATCGTGATGGTAACCTTTTGAACATTAAGGGAAGAAAATGGGATGCTGTTATTGATACGAGCGGTTACGTACCTAGAATTGTGAGAGATTCTGCTAAAATTTTGGAAGCGAATTGCAATCTTTACACCTTTGTATCAACGATTTCAGTATATAAGGATTTTACAAAGGCAGGTACGATAGAGGAGGATGAAGTAGGAAAGCTTGAAAGTGAAGGAACAGAGGAAATTACTGGTGAGACATATGGTCCATTAAAGGCATTATGTGAAAAAGAAGTGATGGAGATATTTCCGGATAAACATTTAATTATTCGTCCAGGTTTAATTGTTGGCCCTTATGATCCGACAGACCGATTTACATACTGGCCACATAAAATTGGGTCACAACAAGAAGTGTTAACACCTAGGGATGAACAAGCTTCCGTTCAATTTATAGATGTACGGGATTTAGCATCCTTCATTATTCAACAATTAGAAAATAAAAGCATTGGAGTTTACAACGTTACGGGACCAAGTAACTCGTTAACGTTTGACCAATTTATTAACGCTTGTAAAGAGACATTAAATAAAGAGGTGAAAGTTACAAGCGTTAGTGAACAATTTATGGTTGAAAATGATATTCATTTTTGGAGTGATTTGCCATTATACATCCCTAAAGGAAAGGGGATGGACGGCTTTCATGAAGTATCAATTGACTCCGCATTAGCTGCAGGTTTAAGCTTTACACCACTAGAAAAAACGATACAAGATACTTATCAATGGAGTATAGAGAGAAATATTACTGAGCTAAATGCAGGGCTTTCAAAAGATAAGGAAATGGATTTACTTGTAAAATGGCATAACAAATAA
- a CDS encoding DinB family protein yields the protein MVNRMKVMLVENRKVLLNFMKGLNESDLTRSKSSGWTLSEVIEHIYLVEKNVTKGIRYYANQPKENPAEEKPIHLVLDRSHKIEAPSAVRPKGEGFSLQRHTENLTNSRNFLFQTINELSEDLLTQRSFPHETFGPLTLLQWIEVLAYHDIRHVEQMKDILNEER from the coding sequence ATGGTGAATCGAATGAAAGTAATGTTGGTTGAAAATAGGAAGGTGCTTCTTAATTTTATGAAGGGGTTAAATGAAAGTGACCTAACTCGTTCAAAGAGTAGTGGATGGACTTTATCGGAAGTGATTGAACATATTTATTTGGTTGAAAAGAATGTAACAAAGGGTATACGTTATTATGCGAATCAACCTAAGGAAAATCCAGCCGAGGAAAAGCCAATTCACTTGGTGTTAGATAGGTCTCATAAGATTGAAGCACCAAGTGCTGTACGTCCAAAGGGTGAGGGTTTTTCATTACAAAGACACACTGAAAATTTAACAAACTCAAGAAATTTCCTTTTCCAAACAATAAATGAACTTTCAGAAGATCTGTTGACACAAAGATCCTTTCCACACGAAACTTTTGGTCCGCTTACATTACTGCAATGGATAGAGGTTCTCGCGTATCACGATATTAGACATGTAGAACAAATGAAAGACATCTTGAATGAGGAAAGATAA
- a CDS encoding YjcZ family sporulation protein, whose translation MGYGYGPSYGYGNGFALIVVLFILLIIIGASYLG comes from the coding sequence ATGGGATATGGGTATGGACCATCTTACGGATACGGAAATGGCTTTGCGTTAATTGTTGTACTCTTTATCCTGCTTATCATCATCGGAGCATCTTACCTAGGTTAA